The sequence TGCAGTATGGACTACTTCCACGTCTCCTGTGGCCACTAACCCTCTATGAAGTCCCGCTCTCGAAGGTGGAAAAGCTGGAGAGACTGGTCAGCTCATATTTAAGGAAGTGGCTTGGCCTTCCCAGGTGCCTCAGCAGTATTGGGCTTTACGGCAAAGGGATGCTACACCTGCCCATTTCCAGTCTGGTAGAGGAGTACAAGTGTGCCAAAGTCAGACTGGAGATAATGCTACTGGATTCGAACAATCCATTTGTAGCCCAAGCTGTCCCCTTAGCCACCGGGAGGAAGTGGACCCCGTTGGCTGCAACTGAGCAGGCAAAGGCAGCACTCAGACACAAGGACATCGTGGGCCGAGTGCAGGAGGGGAGGGGTCTTGGACTTGGGGCTAGTACACCACTGTGGAGCAAGGCCTCTCCATCTCAGAGACGCAAGATGGTGGTCCAGGAGGTACTTCGGGAGGAGTAAGTAAGAAGGTGTGCCCAAGCTGTGGCACAGGCAAAGCAAGGGCAGTGGAtggtattcaattcaattcaattcaagtttatttgtatagcgctttttacgatacaaatcattacaaagcaactttacagaaaattaagtttctacaatatttagtagtagcttatcaggtATGGGAAGGAGTGGAGAAGAGGGAGATCTCCTGGAAAGAGATGTGGGAGATGGAGGCATTCAGGGCAAGCTTTACCATCAGGGCTGCCTACGATGTCCTACCTTCTCCCACAAACCTAAGCCAATGGTATGCCGAAGTCCCCACGTGCCCTCTATGCCCAAGTCTAGCAACACTGAAGCACATCTTAGTGGGATGCAAGACCAGCCTCACCCAAGGCCGTCACACCTGGCAGCACAACCAGGTGCTAAAGTGTCTTTCAGCATTGTTGGAAAGTCGACGGACAAGCGTGAATGCCCTTCCTCCCCCATCACCCCAGTGGCAGCCAACACCATTTGTTCGGGAGGGTGAGGGTTAAGCCAACCTCACCACCATAAGATCAGACTCTGGTCAGCTGGGAAGAGCACGGGACTGGAAGCTGCTGGCAGACTTGAACAAGAAACTCTGTTTCCCAGCTGAAATCGCAGCCACCAACTTCCGACCAGACCTTGTTCTGTGGTCAGCCTCGCTCAAGCTTGTCTACATCATCGAGCTCACCGTGCCCTGGGAGGGTGCAGTGGAGGAGGCCTATGAATGGAAAAGGTTGAGGTACGCTGAACTTGCAACCGATGCGGAACATCAAGGCTGGAATGTGAAGGTACGCCCAGTGGAAGTAGGCTGCAGAGGATTCGTAGCCACCTCAACATCCAGGCTACTCAGGGAGATGGGAGTGCGAGGAAAGGCCCACCGGCAGGCAGTCAAAGACCTCTCCGCGGCTGCGGAAAAGGGAAGCCAGTGGCTATGGGTGAAGAGAAAAGACTCTGCTTGGGTCTTCAAGTGAGTTAATGGCACCTAGGGAGTGAACCTGGGATGCTGGGATTCACTGCTGAACCCTCTGAAGGTGTTGTGGGCCTATCAGCGAAACACCAAGGAAGGAGGGTGCTCACTTGACAACCCAAAGGGTGCCATCACTCAATCGACCATCCCACGGAGTCTCATCAGAACCTCAAGTATGCATTAAGGGATGCATACTTGACGACAGTGCCATCACTCAATGGACCATCCCACGAAGTCTCATCGGTACCTCAAGTATGCATTAAGGGATATCAACATCAAGTCCTATACAACAGATCTGAatagacagtttaaaaaaatgcaatttatttgaaatcttttgtgacatttggaatatatttggaatatgtcatatttaaacaatttagtgCATCCgtgctgaaatgttttttaatttcttttaaaataaatgaatgatctttttaaatattaataatttaaaaaaatagtaatgattCTAAATTTTTGACTTGTAGTGTATATAAGTTTATACTAAATATACTTTTCTAAATCAGACTTGTTTTGGGTTGTCTTCATTTGAGTCTGTTTATTCTTCATTACAGGTTGTTGTGCAGCTCTCTTCCCACTAAAATAAAGAGGGATTTTAAAGTTGCCAGGAAACAAAGGAGTAACAAGACAGATGGAATAACAAGACACACTGATTGAGTGAGTCAGTGAATGAGGGATTAGAGATCCTTACCAGCGTCTTCTCACAACATACACTAAAATGCAGACTAAAACAACTACAACAGCTGATGCAACAGCAATGTATATTATTATACCTGTGAAAAGAAacaagtatttaaattaattatatgcgataattattgtgattataattatgcaataaaacaatgatagagtgtttttaaagatgaagtcTCACCATTTTGAGGAGCTTTCAAAGTTTTGGAAGAGCTTCCCAGACTGTTATTGGCAAAGCACTGGACAGTCTCAGGGAAACCCAGCCAACCCTGTAAGGTGAACTCATTTTGTTTACTGCTGGTGCTGGAGAAGGCTTTCGAGGAATCTGGACCAAACCACTTGACTTCACTGGGATGGTTGGAGTCCACAATACAGACACAAACCGTCAAAATCTTAGACTGGCAAGaagattcatttttaatctcAGGAGgatctagacagacagacagagagagtatTAGCTatcataaattataaacaatGATCTTCTTTCACTAACTGTTGAACCAAGGccttacacaatatattaaatttCTGTGAACCAGAACTTTTTTCTCCCTCTGTGTTAATGGCTGTACAGGAAATGGCCTCAGACACTCTCTTCAGTTTGTAAGCTGGGCTCTCTGCTAACATCTTTCCATCTGAGCTGAACCACTGGTAGCTGTTTGCAGGAGGATTGCTGTTACTGGAGCAGGTCAGTTCAACAAAGCCATTCTCCTTCACTGAGGATTTAGGGACCACGCTTACATTATATGGAGGATCTGAATGAGAAAAAAGTTTGATAAAATgcaatgtacagtcgtggccaaaagttttgagaattacataaatattggaaattggaaaagttgctgcttaagtttttataatagcaatttgcatatactccagaatgttatgaagagtgatcagatgaattgcatagtccttctttgccatgaaaattaacttaatcccaaaaaaaccctttccactgcatttcattgctgtcattaaaggacctgctgagatcatttcagtagtcatcttgttaactcaggtgagaatgttgacgagtacaaggctggagatcattatgtcagactgattgggttagaatggcagacttgacatgttaaaaggagggtaatgcttgaaatcattgttcttccattgttaaccatggtgacctgcaaaaaaatgcgtgcagccatcattgcgttgcataaaaatggcttcacaggcaaggatattgtggctactaagattgcacctaaatcaacaatttataggttcaagaacttcaaggaaagaggttcaattcttgtaaaggaggcttcagggcgtccaagaaagtccagcaagcgccaggatcgtctcctaaagaggattcatttgcgggatcggagtgccaccagtgcagagcttgctcaggaatggcagcaggcaggtgtgagcgcatctgcacgcacagtgaggcgaagacttttggaagatggcctggtgtcaagaagggcagcaaagaagccacttctctccaaaaaaaacatcagggacagattgatcttctgcagaaagtatagtgaatggactgctgaggactggggcaaagtcatattctccgatgaagcccctttccgattgtttggggcatctggaaaaaggcttgtccggagaagaaaaaatgagcgctaccatcagtcctgtgtcatgccaacagtaaagcatcctgacaccattcatgtgtgggggttgcttctcatccaagggagtgggctcactcacaattctgcccaaaaacacagccatgaataaagaatgctaccaaaacaccctccaacagcaacttcttccaacaacccaacaacagtttagtgaagaacaatgcattttccagcacgatggagcaccgtgccataaggcaaaagtgataactaagtggctcggggaccagaatgttgaaattttggatccatggcctggaaactccccagatcttaatcccattgagaacttgtggtcaatcctcaagaggcgggtggacaaacaaaaacccactaattctgacaaactccaagaagttattatgaaagaatgggttgctatcagtcaggatttggcccagaagttgattgagagcatgcccagtcgaactgcagaggtcctgaaaaagaagggccaacactgcaaatactgactctttgcataaatgtcatgtaattgtcgataaaagcctttgaaacgtatgaagtgcttgtaattatatttcagtacatcacagaaacaactgaaacaaagatctaaaagcagtttagcagcaaactttttgaaaactaatatttatgtaattctcaaaacttttggccacgactgtattatGTCAATGGTCTGATCAGTCTAACATTCagttcatttacagtttttctcgattgcttaaacaaatttcttaaaattatttttgcaaaacacaaaacaccaatCCATAACTTCTAACTCAATCCCCCAAACTTCCTATATTCAGGTCAAAATTAAGCTCTCCTCTCAAAACAACTCAATCTTGCTTAAAAACCAAACTTTGCTCTCAGACATGACACACaaaccctcaaacacacacacacacacacacacacactacaacacagtCTTACACACTGATGAGATCAATTCAAACCAATACTACAAAAATCAGTAATAAGTTATGTTGCTTGTGGTTCTGATTGGGGTGTGATAAATTTTGACTTCTAGAATTTCCATTTGGGTAATTGTGTGCTAATTGAGCTCAAACTGTGCTGACTTGAGTGAACAATATGGAATGCTAGTGCTTTGTAAGTAACCACATGGTGTAAGCACTGAGAAATGTAAtgatttgtgtgtagagttttgcagtaaTAGTTCACCAAATCTGACTCATGTGTCAAAGCAGGGGAATAGTGTTTATAGTTTAGGGGAATGGGTGTGCTCTTTAAAAAAAGGATGTTATGGTTTTTAAATTATAGTTCAAAAGCCTGGTTATAGTGttttagcaatcgagaaaaacagTAATAGATGCTTTTTATTCAAACTTCAGTTTTCGAATAAGGTTTTCAACTATAGGGGGCCTCTGCAAACTTTCAGTTTGATCACAGGACCACTTGAAATTATCAAgattaatatatcattattaacataattaatatagtaaaataatttaaataaatgtaattaaacaaaataaaatcaagaattaaaaacaaaacaaatttattttctttgcccctcaaatagtattattttgaaagaaaaaatagttCTTGAACATctgaaatcacaaaattaattgtGGTTATGACAGTTTTGAAACTCaaaattttgaaaacaaacatttttatcatta is a genomic window of Cyprinus carpio isolate SPL01 chromosome B15, ASM1834038v1, whole genome shotgun sequence containing:
- the LOC109104441 gene encoding sialic acid-binding Ig-like lectin 16, translated to MRPFGVPGDTEVLIVIKACRAKMLPSANAVGWNIEVPESVKPPENPNVSVEEEVTSGKPVTATCAVSHSCPSDLPKVTWSHDGKQSSPSQPQNHGQRKLTSYSLTFTPSREDHNKHLSCTAEFKGKTVTDYKTLKVKYPPYNVSVVPKSSVKENGFVELTCSSNSNPPANSYQWFSSDGKMLAESPAYKLKRVSEAISCTAINTEGEKSSGSQKFNILYPPEIKNESSCQSKILTVCVCIVDSNHPSEVKWFGPDSSKAFSSTSSKQNEFTLQGWLGFPETVQCFANNSLGSSSKTLKAPQNGIIIYIAVASAVVVVLVCILVYVVRRRCGKRAAQQPVMKNKQTQMKTTQNKSDLENSKEVKGSNEDIYTNCSKGRVYDNWGCDATPFSSDRALEDEAVYANM